A single genomic interval of Vicia villosa cultivar HV-30 ecotype Madison, WI unplaced genomic scaffold, Vvil1.0 ctg.000060F_1_1, whole genome shotgun sequence harbors:
- the LOC131623305 gene encoding uncharacterized protein LOC131623305, which translates to MEGVANQNGAHLFTGYQNKRGNWMEQMRGSLMVVATVIASVTFQIAINPPGGVWQENTDSAQGCPKNETCNAGTSVLAASEKLKYEAFILLCTISFSASSTIILLLISGLEIASRAVKMGSAHKSNNLARVRS; encoded by the exons ATGGAGGGTGTTGCGAATCAGAATGGAGCACATTTATTCACAGGGTATCAAAACAAAAGAGGAAATTGGATGGAACAAATGAGAGGTTCACTTATGGTGGTAGCAACAGTTATTGCATCTGTAACTTTTCAAATTGCAATAAACCCACCAGGAGGTGTTTGGCAAGAAAACACAGATAGCGCGCAAGGATGTCCAAAAAACGAAACATGTAACGCTGGTACTTCAGTACTTGCTGCGAGCGAAAAACTTAAATATGAAGCTTTCATATTACTATGTACCATATCTTTCTCGGCTTCTTCGACAATAATCTTGTTGTTGATATCTGGACTTG AGATAGcgagtagagctgtcaaaatgggatCGGCCCATAAGTCCAACAATTTGGCACGAGTTAGGTCGTAA